Proteins from a single region of Mytilus trossulus isolate FHL-02 chromosome 2, PNRI_Mtr1.1.1.hap1, whole genome shotgun sequence:
- the LOC134708632 gene encoding uncharacterized protein LOC134708632, producing the protein MDTGISSSIKDAISHEVKNAVSNLQQDILNSISTIMDSRLSSFQSNIRQSQQDISQSQMYKIEQTVTDNYSFKRKGNENQFKHESRVLSKLKEADVNLEGPDLSVDSVQTAKAKIVEGMELVKERQKLIKMADSSELGWKVVSEYVTNPIADDSEDEKKIIRAQNRAERKQEAEKSKKIVPRKAPYTREKAENTNPSWKPGRCFNCGLRGHWTDNCPDKKKISTFKTLFNLPILTNSICSNLNDTEHSSIETDGHMTVYCNNKVSFKSPLNVTVGQPSGIFSPVGQLKSKLPEWKSITSNTHILDVIENGYKIPFKTEPKSELLKNNRSSFT; encoded by the coding sequence ATGGACACCGGAATATCTAGTTCAATTAAAGACGCCATTTCGCATGAAGTGAAGAATGCCGTTTCTAACCTTCAACAAGACATATTGAATAGCATTTCTACTATCATGGATTCCAGATTATCGTCTTTCCAATCCAACATAAGACAATCTCAACAGGATATTTCACAGTCTCAAATGTACAAAATCGAGCAGACCGTTACTGACAATTACTCATTCAAGAGAAAAGGCAATGAGAACCAGTTTAAACATGAATCCAGGGTACTTTCCAAGCTGAAAGAAGCAGACGTGAACTTAGAAGGGCCAGATTTGAGCGTCGATTCCGTACAAACAGCTAAAGCAAAGATAGTAGAAGGTATGGAATTAgttaaagaaagacaaaaactGATTAAAATGGCAGATTCCTCGGAACTGGGTTGGAAGGTTGTGAGTGAATATGTGACAAATCCTATCGCCGACGATTCGGAAGATGAGAAGAAAATAATCAGGGCACAAAACAGAGCAGAAAGAAAACAGGAAGCAGAGAAATCTAAGAAAATTGTCCCAAGAAAAGCACCATACACAAGAGAGAAGGCAGAGAATACCAACCCTTCTTGGAAACCTGGCAGATGCTTCAACTGTGGATTGAGAGGCCATTGGACGGACAATTGTCCGGATAAGAAGAAGAtaagtacttttaaaactttatttaatttgcCAATCTTGACTAATAGtatttgttcaaatttaaatgataCTGAACATAGTTCAATAGAAACTGATGGTCACATGACAGTTTATTGCAATAATAAGGTCAGTTTTAAATCGCCGTTAAATGTCACGGTTGGTCAGCCTTCAGGTATTTTCTCACCTGTTGGTCAGTTAAAATCTAAATTACCTGAATGGAAATCAATTACAAGCAATACACATATTTTGGATGTTATCGAAAACGGATATAAGATACCTTTCAAGACAGAACCAAAATCAGAATTGTTGAAGAATAACAGATCTTCCTTCACTTGA